GAAAATCTTGCGGGATCGGCAAACCGTGATGGTGCCCCATGAATGACCTCACTAACCAATGCTAATGACTGCATGGTTCTTGGACCTACACCTTCAAGCATTAAAAGGTCTTCAAAATTCTGAGGCTGCTGTTCACGGGTAATATATAAAAGTGCTCCAAGACGTTTTAAGTCAACATCTGATGCCTGGACATCATGATGGGCAGGAAGAATCAACCTTGAAAAATCTTTCATCACATCAATGGAATCGGTATGAGAAATATCTAAAATTCCCTTCCGGTTTCCTGAAGCCTCCGCATCAGTAAGATTGAGGATTTTTCCTCTTGAAATACCATTAATTCCGGTATGAGGTTCTTCTACGAATGATTTAATATTTCCTGAATGCCAGTGGTAGCGTCTTGCTGTACCATCTGACTCATGCATTCCCTGCTGTACTACGCTCCAGCTTCCGTTATCCGCCACAATAAAGTTATGCAGATAAAGCTGATAACCATCCTGAATAGCAGTATTATCCACCTTTGCAGAAAGTTTGCTGGCTCTTACCAGTTCATGTCCGTTTAAACCTGTTTTATCAGCAATCTGGATGAGCTCTGACGGAGTTTCTCTCGAGAATTTCCCTTTTCCACCACAGATATAAAGTCCTAATGTCTGTGAGTGGGGATTGATAGAACGTTTCAAAGCGCCCATCACGGAAGTAGTAATTCCTGAAGAATGCCAATCCATTCCCATTACTGCACCAAAACTCTGAAACCAGAACGGATCTGCAAGCCTCCGCAGCACTTCATCTTTCCCGTAATCCATTAAGATCACTTCTATAATGGAAAGCCCAAGTGCGGACATACGCTCATACAGCCACGGCGGTACTTTTCCGTAGTGTAAAGGCAAATCTGCAGTTCCTGAACGTTTCATTGTATTGTAAAGTGTAAAGATAGTTATTATACGATTTCTTTTTGATGATTTGAATCATCAGTTCCGCTATAATAAGTTGTAGTTAAAGCCTTTTTATAACTCTTTTTATGTGATCTACATTGAATGAATTAATGAATAGAGAAAAATTCAAGGTCTCTGTGTTTTTCTTCAGCATATTTCTCATTGAAAGTAATGGTGTTTCCGAATGGATCATTTACGGTGAAAGATACGGCATCATAAAATGTTTTCTCGAGTCCCGGACGGTTGTATTTATATTTCTTATCAATCAATTCTCTGCGGTATTCAGGAATTCCCTCTCCCCAGATCATGATTCTGGTTCCGGGTGTTCCGTCTCCGTGATGCTCACTTAAATGAAAAACTATATTTCCTTTTTTGACTTCCATGTAAACGGGCGTATTTTCTTCAAAATAATGTTCCCATACTATTTCAAACCCCAGCCAATCCACATAAAACTCTATGGCTTTTTGATAATCAAAGATTCTGAGAATAGGAATAATCTGTGTTGCTTTCATAAGTAAGATTTTACTAAAATGTATCTGTTGATAAACAAGCTACTGATGCGAAAGTATATTGATTAAGTTTCCCAACGGATCTTTTACAAAAAATCTTCGTACTTCCCAGTCTTCATCAGTAATTCCGTAAGTTATTTCAAAGCCTGCCTGCTGCATTTTTTCATAAACTTCGTCTACATGATCTACTTCTATTGACAGTAGAGGAACTTCAGTATCATTTCCACCCTGAGTGGCAAAACTTACCTGAACCTTTGTTTCTTCATGATTACCGAAAGTCTTGATCCAACCGTGGTCCATCAGGATTTCAAGGCCCAGAATATCTTTATAAAAATGATCTGCATCATCTAAATGATCTGTTTTTATGTTGGCTACAATTCTTTTTACCATGATCAATGTTTTAAAGATTAATAATGCCGAAAAAGCCCTGCAAAAACATAGCGTCCGCAAGGCTTTTTGCAAAAAATCATTGTATTCTTATTTGTTCAGCGCATCAATTGCTGCGCTGTAATTAGGTTCGGTCGTAATTTCGGGAACTTGCTCTGTATACACTACTTTATTGTTTTCATCTGTAACAATTACGGCACGGCTTAGCAGTCCTTTCATAGGTGAATCCGTAATAGTCACTTCGTAATCATCTCCAAAGCTGCTTCTGAAATCTGAAAGTGTCTCTACATTGTTTAAACCTTCAGCTGCACAGAATCTCCCCAATGCAAAAGGAAGGTCTTTGGAAACATTAATCACTACCGTGTTATCAAGTTTTGAAGCTTCTTCATTAAATTTTCTTGCAGAAGCAGCACAAATGCCTGTATCAATACTCGGGAAGATATTGAATACCTTTTTCTTTCCTTCAAAATCTGAAAGAAGTTTTACGTTCAGACCGGAGTCTACCAATGCAAAATCTCTTACAGTTGTTCCTACTGACGGAAGGGTTCCTATTGTATTTACTTCGTTTCCTTTAAGGGTGATCGTTGACATAATTTTATTTTTTTAGTTTTTCAAATTTACTTAAAATAGAAAGTTTTTGAGATCAAATAAAGGTTAAATAATTCTTAAAGTGAAAATAAAAAGACTTATCTACCTGTAGTGATTTTTTTAGTTAGATTTCTATACCGCAACAAACGGAACCCCGCCTACGAGTAATGTATCTTACAATACTGCTAACGGAAA
The Chryseobacterium sp. W4I1 DNA segment above includes these coding regions:
- a CDS encoding DUF763 domain-containing protein — translated: MKRSGTADLPLHYGKVPPWLYERMSALGLSIIEVILMDYGKDEVLRRLADPFWFQSFGAVMGMDWHSSGITTSVMGALKRSINPHSQTLGLYICGGKGKFSRETPSELIQIADKTGLNGHELVRASKLSAKVDNTAIQDGYQLYLHNFIVADNGSWSVVQQGMHESDGTARRYHWHSGNIKSFVEEPHTGINGISRGKILNLTDAEASGNRKGILDISHTDSIDVMKDFSRLILPAHHDVQASDVDLKRLGALLYITREQQPQNFEDLLMLEGVGPRTMQSLALVSEVIHGAPSRFADPARFSFAHGGKDGHPFPVPTITYDESISILRQGIEKSKLGNSDKLNTLNKLHRIVAATEKDFTPNFDIQQVIEEERQNSWRFGGKTVFGDAEPPKPPKPIQLSLF
- the tpx gene encoding thiol peroxidase, with amino-acid sequence MSTITLKGNEVNTIGTLPSVGTTVRDFALVDSGLNVKLLSDFEGKKKVFNIFPSIDTGICAASARKFNEEASKLDNTVVINVSKDLPFALGRFCAAEGLNNVETLSDFRSSFGDDYEVTITDSPMKGLLSRAVIVTDENNKVVYTEQVPEITTEPNYSAAIDALNK
- a CDS encoding glyoxalase superfamily protein, with protein sequence MKATQIIPILRIFDYQKAIEFYVDWLGFEIVWEHYFEENTPVYMEVKKGNIVFHLSEHHGDGTPGTRIMIWGEGIPEYRRELIDKKYKYNRPGLEKTFYDAVSFTVNDPFGNTITFNEKYAEEKHRDLEFFSIH
- a CDS encoding VOC family protein; translation: MVKRIVANIKTDHLDDADHFYKDILGLEILMDHGWIKTFGNHEETKVQVSFATQGGNDTEVPLLSIEVDHVDEVYEKMQQAGFEITYGITDEDWEVRRFFVKDPLGNLINILSHQ